Proteins co-encoded in one Sulfuricaulis limicola genomic window:
- a CDS encoding sensor domain-containing diguanylate cyclase, with product MKKENQIFLLESQLRDREFEIAMLRETAEAISGELDLEKVFQVVADHARKLILAETVLIPVLDQKQAQYIYRAGCGKNADEIVGESLPLDTGVCGWVWRHKRPWWRGVLEELEEEERNRWEKEAGSIILVPLIGKRHFLGGIAGINKIGGKDFTRRDLDLLTLFAHQASYAVENAELFDQLNKSKEQSEEYQRELQALNAELERRVAQRTTALVDAVKELEHLAMHDMLTDLPNRSLVEDRLQQGIHIAKREKKVISLMMIDLNRFKEVNDKHGHDVGDSLLKQVAMRLRRVLRQSDTAGRLGGDEFAIVLPSTDAAGAVKVAEKLLKVMEPPFKVGDYTLSSACSIGIAVYPQHGEDVTSLCRSADVAMYAAKRSGHGYAVYRPGDDKNVM from the coding sequence ATGAAAAAGGAAAACCAGATCTTTCTGCTGGAAAGCCAGCTGCGCGATCGCGAATTCGAGATCGCCATGCTGCGGGAAACCGCCGAGGCCATCAGCGGCGAACTCGACCTTGAGAAAGTATTTCAGGTGGTCGCCGACCACGCGCGCAAACTCATCCTTGCCGAAACCGTGCTGATCCCGGTGCTGGACCAGAAACAGGCCCAATACATCTACCGCGCCGGCTGCGGAAAAAACGCCGACGAGATAGTGGGCGAATCCCTTCCGCTCGACACCGGTGTTTGCGGCTGGGTGTGGCGCCACAAGCGTCCCTGGTGGCGCGGCGTGCTCGAGGAGCTGGAAGAGGAGGAAAGAAACCGGTGGGAGAAGGAGGCGGGCAGCATCATCCTCGTGCCGCTCATTGGCAAGCGCCATTTTCTCGGCGGCATCGCCGGCATCAACAAGATCGGCGGCAAGGATTTCACCCGGCGCGATCTCGATCTGCTCACCCTGTTTGCCCACCAGGCCAGTTACGCGGTTGAAAATGCGGAATTATTCGATCAGCTGAACAAATCCAAGGAACAGTCCGAGGAATACCAGCGGGAGCTGCAGGCCCTCAACGCCGAGCTGGAACGGCGCGTCGCCCAGCGCACCACCGCCCTGGTCGACGCCGTGAAGGAGCTCGAACACCTGGCGATGCACGACATGCTGACGGACCTGCCGAACCGTTCGCTGGTCGAGGACCGTCTGCAACAGGGGATCCATATCGCCAAACGCGAGAAGAAAGTCATCTCGCTCATGATGATCGACCTCAACCGGTTCAAGGAGGTCAACGACAAACACGGGCACGACGTGGGTGACAGCCTGCTGAAGCAGGTCGCTATGCGCCTGCGGCGCGTGTTGCGGCAGTCGGACACCGCCGGCCGGCTCGGCGGCGATGAATTCGCCATCGTTCTGCCCTCGACGGACGCGGCCGGTGCCGTGAAAGTGGCCGAAAAACTGCTCAAGGTCATGGAACCGCCGTTCAAGGTCGGTGACTACACGCTCAGCAGCGCCTGCAGTATCGGCATCGCCGTGTATCCGCAGCACGGCGAGGATGTCACCAGCCTGTGCCGCAGCGCCGACGTGGCCATGTACGCGGCCAAGCGCAGTGGCCACGGCTACGCCGTCTATCGTCCGGGGGATGATAAAAACGTGATGTAG
- a CDS encoding complex I NDUFA9 subunit family protein, whose product MALHKICLLGGTGFVGKRLAARLSAAGHDIVILTRRAVRHRDLLVLPTARLVEGDVHDAEFLRQQFEGKDTVINLIGILNEKGRSGKGFTRAHAELPEKVVQACRETGVSRLLHMSALHAARTAPSHYLRTKALGEEVVHRAEGPDFHVTSFRPSVIFGPGDGFLNRFAGLLRLAPGAFPLACPGARFQPVYVEDVVRVFADSLDNHKTFGKRYDLCGPKVYTLREIVEYVAQLLGKRVCVIGLPAGLSWLQAAMLEFAPGKPFSLDNYRSLQVDSVCEKGFPEVFGVMPASLEEIAPMYLAKYQPHSS is encoded by the coding sequence ATGGCTTTGCACAAGATCTGCCTTCTCGGCGGCACCGGTTTCGTCGGCAAGCGACTCGCGGCGCGCCTGTCCGCGGCCGGGCACGATATCGTCATTCTCACGCGTCGCGCGGTGCGGCACCGCGATCTCCTGGTGTTGCCCACGGCGCGGCTGGTGGAAGGCGATGTGCACGACGCCGAATTCCTGCGTCAGCAGTTCGAGGGAAAAGACACCGTCATCAACCTGATCGGCATCCTGAATGAAAAGGGCCGGTCGGGAAAAGGATTCACGCGGGCGCACGCCGAGCTGCCGGAAAAAGTCGTGCAGGCCTGCCGTGAAACCGGCGTGTCGCGCCTGTTGCACATGAGCGCGCTGCATGCCGCGCGCACCGCTCCGAGCCACTACCTGCGCACCAAAGCCCTGGGCGAGGAGGTGGTGCACCGCGCCGAAGGCCCGGATTTCCACGTCACCAGCTTCCGCCCCTCGGTCATTTTCGGACCGGGTGACGGCTTCCTGAACCGCTTCGCCGGGCTGCTGCGCCTTGCGCCCGGTGCATTCCCGCTCGCCTGCCCCGGCGCGCGTTTCCAGCCGGTATATGTCGAGGACGTGGTGCGCGTCTTCGCGGATTCGCTCGACAACCACAAGACATTCGGAAAGCGCTACGACCTTTGCGGCCCGAAGGTCTACACCCTGCGCGAGATCGTGGAATACGTGGCGCAGCTGCTCGGCAAGCGCGTATGCGTCATCGGCCTGCCCGCCGGCCTGTCCTGGTTGCAGGCCGCCATGCTGGAATTCGCGCCAGGCAAGCCGTTCTCGCTCGACAATTACCGCTCGCTGCAGGTCGACAGCGTGTGCGAGAAAGGCTTCCCGGAGGTGTTTGGAGTCATGCCGGCGAGTCTGGAAGAAATCGCTCCCATGTACCTCGCAAAATACCAGCCACATTCAAGTTGA
- a CDS encoding aminopeptidase, whose amino-acid sequence MKYRRRLLALLLFAIIGGCASPAYYLHAVSGQVELLNKRRPVEEVLSDPATTPQTRRQLELVRRLRDFASRELGLPDNRSYRTYADLERPFVVWNVFATPELSLEPKRWCFVFAGCVSYRGYFAQDEAEKFAAGLKQDGYDVYIGGVPAYSTLGWFNDPVLNTFIHRSEADLAGLLFHELAHQVVYVGGDTTFNESFATVVELEGVQRWFERHGTAPQAEAYRQKLRRREQFTVLVLKHRARLAEIYASNLGDAEKRSAKGRIFGELRNDYAALKAGWNGHADFDKWFEQDLNNAHLAAIGLYHQHVMAFQELLMQQNGDLVSFYSSAKEMMNLPKTERTMALRKLSQPVN is encoded by the coding sequence ATGAAATACCGCCGCCGACTGCTCGCCCTGCTGCTGTTCGCCATCATCGGCGGCTGCGCCAGTCCGGCTTATTACCTGCATGCTGTTTCCGGACAGGTCGAACTGCTCAACAAGCGCCGGCCGGTGGAGGAAGTGCTGAGCGACCCGGCCACGACCCCGCAGACCCGCCGACAGCTGGAGCTGGTGCGGCGCCTGCGCGACTTCGCCAGCCGGGAACTCGGGCTGCCGGACAATCGCAGCTACCGGACCTATGCCGATCTGGAACGGCCTTTTGTCGTCTGGAATGTCTTTGCCACACCGGAATTGTCGCTGGAACCGAAGCGATGGTGTTTCGTGTTCGCCGGCTGCGTGTCCTACCGCGGCTACTTCGCTCAAGACGAGGCGGAAAAATTCGCCGCCGGTCTGAAACAGGACGGTTATGACGTCTACATCGGCGGCGTCCCGGCCTATTCCACGCTCGGCTGGTTCAACGACCCCGTGCTCAACACCTTCATCCACCGCTCCGAGGCCGATCTCGCCGGGCTGCTGTTCCATGAGCTGGCACATCAGGTGGTCTATGTCGGCGGTGATACCACCTTCAATGAATCCTTCGCCACCGTGGTGGAACTCGAAGGCGTGCAGCGCTGGTTCGAGCGTCACGGCACGGCGCCACAGGCCGAGGCCTACCGGCAGAAACTCCGGAGGCGCGAGCAGTTCACGGTACTGGTGCTGAAGCACAGGGCGCGACTGGCGGAGATCTACGCCTCGAACCTGGGCGACGCGGAAAAACGCTCGGCCAAGGGACGGATCTTCGGCGAACTACGGAACGATTATGCGGCGCTGAAGGCCGGCTGGAATGGCCATGCCGATTTCGACAAATGGTTCGAACAGGACCTGAACAACGCCCACCTCGCCGCCATTGGCTTGTACCACCAGCATGTTATGGCGTTTCAGGAGCTCCTGATGCAGCAGAATGGCGACCTTGTGTCTTTTTATAGCTCAGCGAAAGAAATGATGAACCTACCGAAAACTGAACGCACCATGGCCTTACGGAAATTGAGTCAACCCGTGAATTAA
- a CDS encoding multifunctional CCA addition/repair protein yields the protein MKTYLVGGAVRDKLLGLPVQDRDYVVVGSTPEEMVAKGFKPVGADFPVFLHPETKEEYALARTERKSGHGYKGFKVYAAPDVTLEDDLRRRDLTINAMAEDESGQLIDPFKGAEDLRNGVLRHVSPAFAEDPVRILRVARFAARYAKWGFHVAHATNKLMREMVESGEADHLVAERVWTELERALGEARPSRFFETLRGCGALQRLFPEIDALFGVPQPEKHHPEVDTGAHVMLVLDAAAQLSPDTRVRFAALMHDLGKGNTPPAEWPQHIGHEERGVELVKKFCQRFRVPNEHRDLAVLTARYHAHCHKIAELRPATVVDTLEALDAFRRPERVDLFVTACEADFRGRHGSEDKPYPQAGLFRSVFAAARTVDTAAIAAGGGQGPDIGARIREARIAAVRQVLS from the coding sequence ATGAAAACTTACCTTGTGGGCGGGGCGGTGCGTGACAAGCTCCTGGGCCTGCCGGTCCAGGACCGGGACTATGTCGTGGTTGGCAGCACCCCGGAAGAAATGGTGGCCAAGGGCTTCAAGCCGGTGGGCGCCGATTTCCCCGTGTTCCTGCATCCGGAAACGAAAGAGGAATACGCGCTGGCGCGCACCGAGCGCAAGTCGGGCCACGGCTACAAGGGTTTCAAGGTATATGCCGCGCCGGACGTGACACTGGAAGACGACCTGCGCCGCCGCGACCTCACCATCAACGCCATGGCCGAGGATGAATCGGGCCAGCTGATCGATCCCTTCAAGGGCGCGGAGGACCTGCGCAACGGCGTGCTGCGCCATGTCTCGCCCGCGTTCGCCGAGGACCCGGTGCGCATCCTGCGCGTGGCGCGCTTCGCCGCGCGCTATGCCAAGTGGGGCTTCCACGTGGCGCATGCCACCAACAAGCTCATGCGCGAGATGGTCGAATCCGGCGAGGCCGATCACCTGGTGGCAGAGCGCGTGTGGACCGAACTCGAGCGCGCCCTGGGGGAAGCCAGGCCGTCGCGTTTTTTCGAGACGCTGCGCGGTTGCGGGGCATTGCAACGTTTGTTCCCGGAAATCGACGCATTGTTCGGCGTGCCGCAGCCGGAAAAGCACCACCCGGAAGTGGACACCGGCGCGCACGTCATGCTGGTGCTGGACGCGGCGGCGCAGCTTTCGCCCGACACGCGCGTGCGCTTCGCCGCGCTCATGCACGATCTCGGCAAGGGCAACACGCCGCCGGCGGAATGGCCGCAGCATATCGGGCACGAGGAACGCGGCGTGGAGCTGGTGAAAAAATTCTGCCAGCGTTTTCGCGTGCCGAACGAGCACCGCGACCTGGCCGTGCTGACGGCGCGCTATCATGCGCATTGCCATAAGATCGCCGAACTCCGGCCGGCCACGGTGGTTGATACGCTCGAGGCCCTGGACGCGTTCCGCCGCCCGGAACGGGTGGATTTGTTCGTCACCGCCTGCGAGGCCGATTTCCGTGGCCGCCACGGCAGCGAGGACAAACCCTACCCCCAGGCCGGGCTTTTCCGCAGCGTATTCGCGGCAGCGCGCACGGTGGATACGGCGGCGATTGCCGCGGGCGGCGGTCAGGGGCCGGACATCGGCGCCCGCATCCGCGAGGCGCGCATTGCCGCCGTGCGGCAGGTGTTATCATAA
- a CDS encoding DsrE family protein, protein MRLDNPFPRMLMAMSVLWLAGTMNAAAAEQPAAKPAEEVIKVVYHADFADPRRFSAMLSNIYNMVSTYQSELKEYDVRIVFLSHGIRFVTQDKLAGTPFAEDAAFKQRRADLMARLASLRDTEGVKLELCDITRQAVSLPAEKIIPGVKLVPSGVVRIAELQHQGFAYLKVE, encoded by the coding sequence ATGAGACTCGACAATCCGTTCCCGCGGATGCTGATGGCAATGTCGGTGTTGTGGCTCGCCGGCACAATGAATGCGGCCGCCGCGGAGCAGCCGGCCGCAAAGCCGGCGGAGGAGGTGATCAAGGTGGTGTACCACGCCGATTTCGCCGACCCGCGCCGTTTCAGCGCCATGCTGTCCAATATCTACAACATGGTTTCGACCTATCAGTCCGAGCTGAAGGAATATGACGTGCGCATCGTGTTCCTTTCCCACGGCATTCGTTTCGTGACGCAGGACAAGCTGGCCGGCACGCCGTTTGCCGAGGATGCCGCGTTCAAGCAGCGACGCGCGGATCTGATGGCGCGGCTGGCGTCGTTGCGCGACACCGAGGGCGTGAAGCTCGAGCTGTGCGACATCACGCGCCAGGCCGTGAGCTTGCCCGCAGAAAAGATCATTCCGGGAGTAAAGCTGGTGCCCTCCGGCGTGGTGCGCATCGCGGAATTGCAGCACCAGGGCTTCGCCTACCTCAAGGTGGAATAG
- the rimO gene encoding 30S ribosomal protein S12 methylthiotransferase RimO, whose translation MPKAVSPPPAAPPPGAAAIPRVGFVSLGCPKALVDSERILTQLRAEGYAIAPDYAGADLVVVNTCGFIDDAVAESLDAIGEALAENGRVIVTGCLGARGDIVKQTHPRVLAVTGPHALEEVMQSVHAHLPKPHDPYTDLVPPAGIKLTPRHYAYLKIAEGCNHRCTFCIIPSMRGDLVSRDIGAVLQEAENLVKAGVKELLVISQDTSAYGVDVKYRPGFWHGRPVKTRMTDLARSLGELDVWVRLHYVYPYPSVDAIIPLMAEGKILPYLDVPFQHASPRILKLMKRPANAENNLARIESWRENCPDITLRSTFITGFPGETEQEFNELLDFLRAAQLDRVGCFAYSAVEGAVANALPDPVPEEVKQDRLARFMEVQARISADKLQRKVGKTLTALVDSVEGDMAVARSSADAPEIDGVVYVEGAGHLNPGDFCQVRITRAGEHDLWAKPV comes from the coding sequence ATGCCCAAGGCAGTTTCTCCCCCGCCGGCGGCGCCGCCGCCCGGCGCCGCCGCCATTCCCCGCGTCGGGTTCGTCAGCTTGGGCTGCCCCAAGGCGCTGGTGGATTCCGAGCGCATCCTCACACAATTGCGCGCCGAGGGTTACGCGATCGCGCCCGATTACGCCGGCGCCGACCTCGTGGTGGTCAACACCTGCGGCTTCATCGATGACGCCGTCGCGGAGTCGCTCGATGCCATCGGCGAGGCCCTGGCGGAGAACGGGCGCGTGATCGTCACCGGCTGTCTCGGCGCCCGCGGCGATATCGTCAAGCAGACCCATCCGCGGGTGCTGGCCGTCACCGGCCCGCACGCGCTCGAGGAGGTCATGCAGTCGGTGCACGCGCACCTGCCGAAACCGCACGATCCCTACACCGACCTGGTGCCGCCGGCCGGCATCAAGCTCACGCCGCGGCACTATGCCTATCTCAAGATCGCCGAGGGCTGCAATCACCGCTGCACGTTCTGCATCATCCCCTCGATGCGCGGCGATCTCGTCAGCCGCGATATCGGCGCGGTGTTGCAGGAAGCGGAAAATCTGGTCAAGGCGGGCGTGAAGGAGCTGCTGGTGATCTCGCAGGACACCAGCGCCTACGGCGTGGACGTAAAATACCGCCCCGGGTTTTGGCACGGCCGGCCGGTCAAGACGCGCATGACTGATCTCGCGCGCTCTCTGGGCGAGCTGGACGTGTGGGTGCGGCTGCATTACGTCTACCCCTATCCGAGCGTGGACGCAATCATCCCGCTCATGGCGGAGGGCAAGATCCTGCCCTACCTCGACGTGCCGTTTCAGCACGCCAGCCCGCGCATCCTCAAGCTCATGAAGCGCCCGGCGAATGCCGAGAACAATCTCGCGCGCATCGAGTCCTGGCGAGAGAATTGTCCCGACATCACGCTGCGCTCGACCTTCATCACCGGTTTTCCCGGCGAGACCGAACAGGAGTTCAACGAACTGCTCGATTTCCTGCGCGCGGCGCAGCTCGACCGCGTGGGTTGTTTCGCCTATTCGGCTGTGGAGGGTGCCGTGGCCAATGCCTTGCCCGACCCGGTGCCCGAGGAGGTCAAACAGGACCGCCTGGCGCGCTTCATGGAAGTACAGGCGAGGATTTCCGCCGACAAGCTGCAGCGCAAGGTCGGCAAGACCCTGACCGCGCTGGTGGACAGTGTCGAGGGCGACATGGCGGTGGCGCGTTCCAGCGCCGATGCGCCTGAGATCGACGGCGTGGTTTATGTGGAAGGCGCCGGCCACCTGAACCCCGGCGATTTCTGCCAGGTCCGCATCACCCGCGCCGGCGAGCATGACCTGTGGGCGAAACCGGTTTAG
- the mtnC gene encoding acireductone synthase, whose translation MIKAILTDIEGTTSSLSFVKDVLFPYARERMAEFVRAHTAEPAVRKELDEVRRITGENLSDPEVIEQLIRWIDEDRKITPLKSLQGMIWEDGYKKGDFRGHMYEDAARHLKQWQQAGLRLYVFSSGSVQAQKLLFAHTEYGDLTPLFSGYFDTTVGSKREADSYCKIAEAIDTAPGDILFLSDIREELDAARAAGMQVTWLVRDGATDPGATHRQARNFDEIRL comes from the coding sequence ATGATCAAGGCCATCCTGACCGACATCGAAGGCACCACGTCCTCGCTGTCCTTCGTGAAGGACGTGCTGTTCCCCTACGCCCGTGAGCGCATGGCGGAGTTCGTGCGCGCCCACACCGCGGAACCCGCCGTGCGTAAGGAACTGGATGAAGTCCGGCGCATCACTGGGGAAAACCTAAGCGACCCGGAAGTCATCGAACAGCTCATCCGCTGGATCGATGAGGACAGAAAAATCACGCCGCTCAAAAGCCTGCAGGGAATGATCTGGGAGGACGGTTACAAAAAAGGCGACTTCAGGGGTCATATGTACGAAGACGCCGCGCGCCATTTGAAACAATGGCAACAGGCCGGCCTCCGGCTTTATGTTTTTTCCTCCGGTTCCGTGCAGGCCCAGAAATTGCTGTTTGCGCACACGGAATACGGCGACCTGACGCCGCTGTTTTCCGGCTATTTCGACACCACCGTCGGCAGCAAACGCGAGGCCGATTCCTACTGCAAGATCGCCGAGGCCATCGACACCGCGCCCGGCGACATCCTGTTTCTCTCCGACATCCGGGAGGAACTCGACGCCGCGCGCGCGGCCGGGATGCAGGTGACGTGGCTGGTGCGGGACGGCGCAACCGATCCCGGGGCGACGCACCGGCAGGCCCGGAACTTCGACGAAATCAGGCTCTAA
- a CDS encoding class I SAM-dependent methyltransferase yields the protein MNPPRRNGQSAGSASPALPSPTAGEQAHHDKLMQRLREELAAAGGAIAFDRFMELALYAPGLGYYVAGARKFGEHGDFITAPELGSLFARCVARPCQSLLAGLGGGDILEAGAGSGALAADLLLELESLGQLPERYLILELGAELRARQSETIKRRAPHVFGRVHWLDDLPANFRGMVLANEVLDAMPVTRFRVTPNGVNELYVAWENQGLVWQEQPAGASLRARVEPLGLAADYTSEINLRAEAWVRRVADSLKQGVMLLIDYGFPRAEFYHPQRAQGTLMCHYRHHAHDDPLRHAGLQDITAHMDFTAIAEAGVDAGLTLLGYTSQAAFLLGCGLDRIMAASDPDDVRAHLALTQQVKKLTLPHEMGELFKVLALGRGVREPLPGFTLQDRRARL from the coding sequence ATGAATCCGCCCCGCCGCAACGGCCAGTCCGCCGGATCCGCCTCACCCGCACTGCCATCGCCCACGGCCGGGGAACAGGCGCACCACGACAAGCTCATGCAACGCCTGCGTGAGGAGCTCGCCGCGGCAGGTGGCGCCATTGCCTTCGACCGTTTCATGGAACTGGCGCTGTATGCGCCGGGGCTGGGTTACTACGTGGCGGGAGCCCGCAAATTCGGCGAACACGGCGATTTCATCACCGCGCCGGAATTGGGTTCGCTGTTCGCGCGCTGTGTCGCGCGTCCTTGCCAATCGCTGCTGGCCGGGCTGGGCGGCGGCGATATCCTGGAAGCCGGCGCCGGCAGCGGTGCCTTGGCGGCGGACCTGCTGCTCGAACTGGAGTCATTGGGCCAGCTGCCGGAGCGCTACCTTATTCTCGAACTCGGCGCCGAGCTGCGCGCACGCCAGAGCGAAACCATCAAACGCCGGGCGCCGCATGTTTTCGGGCGCGTGCACTGGCTCGATGACCTGCCCGCCAACTTTCGCGGCATGGTGCTGGCCAACGAAGTGCTGGACGCCATGCCGGTCACCCGTTTCAGAGTCACGCCAAACGGCGTCAACGAGCTATACGTTGCCTGGGAAAACCAGGGCCTGGTGTGGCAGGAGCAGCCGGCCGGCGCATCCCTGCGCGCGCGCGTAGAGCCGCTCGGCTTGGCGGCAGACTACACCTCGGAAATCAATCTGCGCGCCGAGGCCTGGGTGCGTCGCGTGGCCGACAGTCTCAAACAGGGAGTGATGCTGCTCATCGATTATGGCTTCCCGCGCGCGGAGTTCTATCACCCGCAGCGCGCGCAGGGCACGCTCATGTGTCACTACCGGCATCATGCCCATGACGACCCCTTGCGGCATGCCGGGTTGCAGGACATCACCGCGCACATGGACTTCACGGCCATCGCCGAGGCCGGGGTTGACGCCGGCCTCACGCTCCTGGGCTATACCTCGCAGGCGGCGTTCCTGCTCGGCTGCGGGCTGGACCGGATCATGGCCGCCTCCGACCCCGACGATGTGCGCGCGCATCTGGCATTGACGCAGCAGGTCAAGAAACTCACGCTGCCGCATGAAATGGGCGAGCTGTTCAAGGTCCTCGCGCTCGGGCGCGGCGTGCGCGAACCGCTGCCGGGCTTTACACTGCAGGACCGGCGCGCGCGACTGTGA
- a CDS encoding pteridine reductase, which yields MADNPLEGKVALITGGAHRIGAAMARLLHAQGMKLVIHYHTSEKAAHALQDELHQVRPESVMLVRGDLNNGERLAKNLLFETVESFDRLDVLINNASRFYPTPVGEATESQWDDIVGTNLRAPYFIAQAAAPHLKKTGGCIINIADIYGDRPLIGYPIYSIAKAGVIMLTKALARELGPEIRVNAVAPGVILWPESDLDEMSKQRIISRTPLKRSGDPGDVAQTVLFLIRDAGFITGQVLAVDGGRWVVM from the coding sequence ATGGCCGACAACCCCCTCGAAGGCAAGGTGGCCCTGATCACGGGCGGCGCGCATCGCATCGGTGCCGCCATGGCGCGCCTGTTACACGCCCAGGGCATGAAGCTGGTGATCCATTATCACACCTCGGAAAAGGCCGCCCATGCGCTGCAGGATGAATTGCACCAGGTCCGGCCGGAATCGGTCATGCTGGTGCGCGGCGACCTCAATAACGGCGAGCGGCTGGCGAAGAACCTGCTCTTCGAAACCGTGGAATCCTTCGACCGTCTGGACGTGCTGATCAACAACGCTTCGCGCTTCTATCCCACACCGGTGGGCGAGGCCACCGAATCCCAGTGGGATGACATCGTCGGCACCAACCTGCGGGCGCCGTATTTCATCGCGCAGGCGGCGGCGCCGCATCTCAAAAAAACCGGCGGCTGCATCATCAACATCGCCGACATCTACGGCGATCGCCCCTTGATCGGATATCCGATCTACAGCATCGCCAAGGCCGGCGTGATCATGCTCACCAAGGCGCTGGCGCGCGAACTGGGGCCGGAAATCCGCGTCAATGCCGTCGCCCCCGGCGTGATCCTGTGGCCCGAGAGCGACCTCGACGAGATGTCCAAGCAGCGCATCATTTCGCGCACCCCGCTCAAGCGTTCCGGCGATCCCGGCGACGTGGCGCAAACCGTGCTGTTCCTCATCCGCGACGCCGGCTTCATCACCGGCCAGGTGCTGGCGGTGGACGGCGGGCGCTGGGTGGTGATGTAG
- the folK gene encoding 2-amino-4-hydroxy-6-hydroxymethyldihydropteridine diphosphokinase, translating into MPRVYIGIGSNIDRENSIRGAVRELTAHYGQLTLSPVYESKALGFEGENFYNLVTGFDSAEPIEQITETLSRIESRLGRVRQENRFSARTLDLDLLLYGDLVQHDDKVNLPHPDIRRYAFVLSPLADIAPDLRHPETGLACAKMWQQFEMGKQEMWKTNFDPRT; encoded by the coding sequence GTGCCCCGGGTGTACATCGGCATCGGCAGCAACATCGACAGGGAAAACAGCATTCGCGGCGCCGTACGCGAACTGACGGCGCATTACGGCCAGCTCACGCTCTCCCCGGTGTACGAAAGCAAGGCCCTCGGTTTCGAGGGCGAGAATTTTTACAATCTGGTGACCGGTTTCGACAGCGCCGAACCCATAGAACAGATCACGGAAACGCTCTCCCGAATCGAATCGCGACTGGGGCGCGTGCGCCAGGAAAATCGCTTCAGCGCGCGCACGCTCGATCTCGACCTGCTGCTTTATGGTGATTTGGTTCAGCACGACGACAAGGTGAATCTGCCGCATCCCGACATCCGGCGTTATGCCTTTGTATTATCCCCACTGGCGGACATTGCCCCGGATCTGCGGCATCCGGAAACGGGGCTTGCCTGCGCCAAGATGTGGCAGCAGTTTGAAATGGGGAAACAGGAGATGTGGAAAACGAATTTTGATCCGCGGACCTGA
- the folB gene encoding dihydroneopterin aldolase, with the protein MDIIYLHDLKIECIIGIWEWERRIKQTIILDLDMAADIRRAAATDKIEDTLNYKAVSKRLGEFVGNSQFQLVETLAEKVAEILLAEFKLAWVRVRVNKKGAVRGATDVGVIIERGKA; encoded by the coding sequence ATGGATATTATCTACCTCCACGACCTCAAGATCGAGTGCATCATCGGCATCTGGGAGTGGGAACGCCGCATCAAGCAAACGATCATTCTCGATCTCGACATGGCCGCGGACATCCGCCGCGCCGCGGCCACCGACAAGATCGAGGACACGCTCAATTACAAGGCGGTTTCCAAGCGCCTTGGCGAATTCGTCGGCAACTCGCAATTCCAGCTGGTGGAAACCCTGGCCGAGAAGGTCGCGGAAATCCTGCTGGCCGAATTCAAACTTGCGTGGGTGCGCGTGCGCGTCAACAAGAAGGGCGCCGTGCGCGGCGCCACCGACGTGGGCGTGATCATCGAGCGCGGGAAGGCCTGA
- the plsY gene encoding glycerol-3-phosphate 1-O-acyltransferase PlsY, whose translation MTWLYLLPLLAYLLGSVSSAVVIARVMGLRDPRDVGSGNPGATNILRYGGKAAAILTLAGDILKGVIAVLIARALTTDDIVIVLSGFAAFLGHLFPVFFGFRGGKGVATALGVWLALSPPVGLALLGTWVLMAVLFRYSSLSALTASAAAPLYVAWLSPGMPYLVTMVIMSAILIFRHRSNIRNLLAGTETKIGR comes from the coding sequence ATGACATGGCTTTATTTGCTTCCGCTGCTGGCTTACCTGCTCGGCTCGGTGTCGAGCGCCGTGGTCATCGCCCGCGTCATGGGCCTGCGGGACCCGCGCGACGTCGGTTCCGGGAATCCGGGTGCCACCAATATCCTGCGCTACGGCGGCAAGGCGGCGGCCATTCTGACTCTGGCGGGAGACATCCTGAAGGGCGTGATAGCGGTGCTCATTGCGCGGGCGCTGACCACGGACGACATTGTCATCGTGCTCAGCGGATTCGCCGCGTTTCTTGGCCACCTGTTCCCGGTGTTTTTCGGTTTCCGCGGCGGCAAGGGCGTGGCGACGGCGCTGGGTGTGTGGCTGGCGCTCAGCCCTCCGGTCGGTCTAGCCTTGCTCGGCACCTGGGTGCTGATGGCGGTGCTGTTCCGCTATTCCTCGCTGTCGGCCCTGACGGCCTCGGCGGCGGCGCCGCTGTACGTGGCGTGGTTGTCGCCGGGCATGCCGTATCTGGTAACGATGGTCATCATGAGCGCGATTCTGATCTTCCGGCACCGCTCCAATATCCGCAATCTGCTCGCCGGCACCGAGACCAAAATTGGACGCTGA